The following are encoded in a window of Roseimaritima ulvae genomic DNA:
- a CDS encoding AraC family transcriptional regulator gives MASHDTDRRSAPVPESMSASGLWVFESRHDEAFFMHVTEHRFPKLLYLREGRGQIAADWPPGVPDASHCVSGDCVLVPAGMPHRVVDDPRHPISLYGLALDPQKLAPCAELDAMLPVGKLSQQRVSLLNIEGRLRRLLYLVSQKSPATTLSSLAGAMEIFAQLALAAGASADSSAASPQATEPTLRRDAIDEYLTWLDSNFFEPLCVDDAAQACSMSRRKFTNDFREKTGTTWLVYLNRRRIEHAKQLLRDSEAKVTSIAFQSGFEELSTFYRTFKRATGLKPLDYRSRYSP, from the coding sequence ATGGCATCGCACGACACCGATCGACGCAGCGCTCCGGTGCCCGAGAGCATGTCCGCTTCGGGGTTGTGGGTGTTTGAAAGCCGGCATGACGAAGCGTTTTTTATGCACGTCACCGAACACCGCTTTCCGAAACTGCTGTATCTCCGTGAAGGCCGCGGCCAAATCGCCGCGGATTGGCCTCCCGGCGTGCCCGATGCATCGCATTGCGTTTCGGGCGATTGCGTGTTGGTCCCGGCCGGAATGCCGCATCGCGTGGTGGACGATCCCCGTCACCCGATCTCGCTGTACGGGCTGGCCTTGGACCCTCAAAAGCTGGCTCCCTGCGCGGAGCTGGACGCCATGTTGCCGGTCGGCAAACTATCACAGCAACGGGTATCGTTATTGAATATCGAAGGCCGCCTCCGCAGGCTGCTGTACCTGGTGTCGCAAAAGAGTCCGGCGACCACGCTGTCATCGCTTGCCGGAGCGATGGAGATTTTTGCTCAGCTGGCCCTGGCCGCGGGTGCCTCCGCCGACTCGTCCGCGGCCAGCCCGCAAGCTACCGAACCAACGTTGCGGCGGGATGCGATCGACGAATACTTGACTTGGCTGGACTCGAATTTCTTCGAGCCGCTATGCGTGGACGACGCCGCTCAAGCCTGTAGCATGTCGCGACGAAAATTCACCAATGACTTTCGCGAAAAAACCGGCACCACATGGTTGGTCTATCTAAATCGCCGCCGCATCGAACATGCCAAGCAATTGCTGCGAGATTCGGAAGCCAAAGTCACCTCGATCGCCTTTCAATCAGGCTTCGAAGAGCTGTCGACGTTCTATCGCACGTTCAAGCGAGCCACGGGCCTAAAGCCGCTCGACTACCGCTCACGTTATTCACCGTAA
- a CDS encoding dihydrodipicolinate synthase family protein, whose product MPLATTRSVDDVPAIRRHRTITGMSAILLPLLTETEIDWEGFRGHVRRTAEAGLIPAVNMDTGYANLISDAQREQVLRETQQIMDGGAFVAGVFVQDSPGASFDFDAYRSGLDQILQYGGTPIIFQSYGLTDQADADIVAAYQKIGQHAGDFLAFELGQMFAPFGKIYSLDVYAGLMGIETCRGAKHSSLSRELEWQRIQLRDEKRPDFRVLTGNDLAIDMVMYGSDYLLGLSTFAPEAFARRDAMWASGDAGFYELNDLLQYLGFLAFRDPVPAYKHNAAQFLHARGWIQTTLTYPGSPTRPDSDVAILQNILDRLEA is encoded by the coding sequence ATGCCCCTCGCAACCACTCGCTCTGTCGACGACGTGCCCGCTATCCGCCGGCACCGGACCATCACCGGAATGTCCGCCATCCTGCTGCCGCTGCTGACAGAAACGGAAATCGACTGGGAAGGTTTTCGCGGACATGTTCGCCGCACGGCCGAGGCTGGCTTGATTCCCGCGGTCAACATGGACACAGGCTACGCCAACTTGATCAGCGATGCCCAGCGGGAGCAGGTGCTGCGAGAAACGCAACAGATAATGGACGGCGGAGCGTTTGTCGCCGGCGTGTTTGTCCAAGATTCCCCCGGAGCGTCGTTCGACTTCGACGCCTACCGCAGCGGACTGGACCAGATCCTGCAGTACGGCGGCACCCCGATCATCTTCCAATCGTATGGGCTGACCGACCAAGCCGACGCGGACATCGTCGCCGCTTACCAAAAGATCGGTCAACATGCCGGCGACTTCTTGGCTTTTGAACTGGGGCAGATGTTCGCGCCGTTTGGAAAAATTTACAGCCTGGACGTGTACGCGGGATTGATGGGTATCGAAACCTGCCGCGGGGCCAAACATTCATCGCTGAGCCGTGAACTGGAATGGCAACGCATTCAACTTCGCGACGAAAAACGCCCGGACTTCCGCGTCTTGACGGGCAACGATCTGGCGATCGACATGGTGATGTACGGCAGTGACTACCTGTTGGGGCTGAGCACCTTTGCCCCCGAAGCGTTTGCGCGCCGCGACGCTATGTGGGCCTCGGGCGATGCCGGTTTTTATGAGCTGAACGACTTGCTGCAGTACCTGGGCTTTCTGGCCTTCCGCGATCCCGTGCCGGCTTACAAACACAACGCCGCCCAATTCCTCCATGCCCGCGGCTGGATCCAAACGACATTGACCTATCCGGGCAGCCCCACGCGGCCGGATTCGGACGTCGCCATTCTGCAAAACATTCTCGACCGCCTCGAAGCCTAG